One Enterococcus silesiacus genomic window carries:
- a CDS encoding permease: MVKKSALIKTSFREIKQSKTRFISIMGIIFLGVMVFVGLKATGPDMTQTASNYYQKQKLPDARIVSTLGLTDKDLDTVKQVKDVKTVFPRYTKDLAISQRNVAVKFISYDLKQQQPLIDYKIVNGRMPEKSGEIVLDDLAQLRGHYKLGETLTVSKEDNKDDALKKEQFKIVGFVQSPEYIENTSRGNTTIGKGSLDFFAVVPKEDMELSTYTEILVSFKGLSKIDSYSTEYKDKREKAVASVKKGMKKRPEQRVEEIRAESKAAFEKAQKEITDGENALKDAEAKLQTSEQELASGKQELAQAQADYTQQINAAENELVVNQTTITNSEDELIAQKNLLATKQNELAQAANQVTEGQNALPGLQQQRNELAASNESLSQLVNGYQSLGSSVAILDRVPDESLAESIAEAAPQLQASIQSLGAPAEVSAAVDQLIAQPERGNIGVVMGAINGALTNLSAQQAEIAQGLQTLDQTIGTINQSIAQYTQGQQQLAQAEAQIVQAEAQLTSGKEQLAAGQAQLEQSRLEGQAKLNEAQAKIDEGQAAYDQGLAEFQKKKTETIPELNDAKQQLEKKQNELADLKAADYYYFTRDDNPGYSEYEDNANRISSLSTVFPIFFFLIAALVSLTTMTRMVEEKRMEIGSLKALGYRNGEIAFKFLVYAAIASVCGAVLGLFVGYYLFPTIIFDAYGQLYNIPNFVTPWYLSYSLIGLLVAVLCTAGAAMVVLRIDLFSTPSSLLRPKAPKAGQRIWLERIKPIWNRLSFIQKVTARNLFRYKQRMLMTVLGIAGCMALIITGFGLKDSISDIVEVQFNKIWHYQAVVTFKEDPSKEEAQNYQAVLDKVADLKETMPLYVETLKTTKESNAKQDVSVYVPEKPKAIDQFILFNDRQSGKKYQLTDDGVIINEKLANLFHYKAGDTLVLKNSDNQEYKFKISAIAENYTGHFAYMSPTYYKKITQKAPLYNTEFLLFNKALSEKVEATIGKELMENQNVLNVSFLSISSDALDDTIHSLNIVVWVLITVSGLLAFIVLYNLTNINISERIRELSTIKVLGFYDKEVTMYVYRENIILTFIGIFFGCFFGKLVHSYVLTTVEVDMLMFSPTIHWLSYLYSALITLFFTLLVMFFMHRKLKKVDMIEALKSNE; this comes from the coding sequence GTGGTGAAAAAATCAGCCTTAATTAAAACAAGTTTTCGCGAAATCAAGCAGTCGAAAACACGGTTTATATCGATCATGGGCATTATTTTTCTTGGAGTCATGGTATTTGTTGGTTTAAAAGCTACAGGACCTGATATGACTCAGACAGCATCCAACTATTATCAAAAACAAAAATTACCAGATGCCCGAATTGTTTCCACCTTAGGATTAACAGATAAAGATCTTGATACGGTCAAACAAGTAAAAGATGTAAAAACAGTTTTCCCAAGATATACAAAAGATTTGGCAATCAGTCAGCGCAATGTCGCGGTAAAATTTATCAGTTATGATTTGAAACAACAACAACCATTAATTGATTATAAAATAGTGAACGGCCGTATGCCTGAAAAAAGTGGCGAAATTGTTTTAGATGATCTTGCACAATTACGAGGTCACTATAAATTGGGAGAAACACTGACTGTTTCAAAAGAAGATAACAAAGATGACGCGTTGAAAAAAGAGCAGTTTAAAATCGTCGGTTTTGTTCAGTCGCCTGAATATATTGAGAACACGTCAAGAGGGAATACGACGATTGGCAAAGGCTCATTAGATTTTTTTGCGGTCGTTCCTAAAGAAGATATGGAGCTTTCGACGTATACAGAAATTCTAGTATCCTTTAAAGGTCTAAGCAAAATTGATAGCTATTCAACAGAATACAAAGACAAACGTGAAAAAGCTGTTGCGTCGGTCAAAAAAGGAATGAAAAAACGACCTGAACAACGTGTGGAAGAAATCCGTGCAGAATCAAAAGCAGCTTTTGAAAAAGCGCAAAAAGAGATTACAGACGGTGAAAATGCGTTAAAAGATGCTGAAGCAAAACTACAAACAAGTGAGCAGGAATTAGCATCAGGTAAGCAAGAATTAGCTCAAGCACAAGCTGACTATACACAGCAAATCAACGCTGCAGAAAACGAGCTTGTAGTGAATCAAACGACAATTACAAACAGCGAAGATGAGCTTATAGCGCAAAAAAATCTCCTTGCAACAAAGCAAAACGAATTAGCACAAGCAGCAAATCAAGTGACTGAGGGACAAAATGCCTTACCTGGTTTACAACAACAACGAAACGAACTAGCTGCGTCAAACGAATCACTGAGTCAATTAGTGAATGGTTACCAAAGCTTAGGTTCTTCAGTTGCTATTTTAGATCGTGTACCAGACGAATCATTAGCAGAAAGTATTGCAGAGGCTGCGCCTCAACTGCAGGCTAGCATTCAATCATTAGGCGCTCCTGCCGAGGTTTCGGCTGCGGTTGATCAATTGATTGCTCAACCGGAACGAGGAAATATTGGGGTCGTTATGGGTGCAATCAACGGCGCTTTAACTAATTTATCAGCGCAACAAGCTGAAATTGCACAAGGGTTACAAACACTTGACCAAACGATCGGTACAATCAATCAGTCGATTGCACAATATACACAAGGACAACAACAATTAGCCCAAGCTGAGGCTCAAATTGTGCAAGCAGAAGCTCAATTAACTTCTGGAAAAGAGCAACTAGCGGCGGGTCAAGCACAATTGGAGCAGTCAAGACTAGAAGGGCAAGCGAAGTTAAACGAAGCTCAGGCGAAAATTGATGAAGGTCAAGCCGCCTACGATCAAGGCTTAGCTGAATTTCAAAAGAAAAAAACAGAAACAATCCCTGAACTGAATGATGCTAAACAACAATTAGAAAAGAAACAAAATGAATTAGCAGATCTAAAAGCGGCGGATTATTATTACTTCACACGAGATGACAATCCTGGTTATTCAGAATATGAAGACAATGCCAATCGGATTTCTTCTCTTTCAACCGTTTTTCCAATCTTCTTTTTCTTAATCGCGGCCTTAGTGAGTTTAACGACGATGACGCGTATGGTTGAGGAAAAACGTATGGAAATCGGCAGTCTAAAAGCATTAGGTTATCGAAACGGTGAGATTGCCTTTAAATTTTTAGTGTATGCGGCGATTGCCAGTGTCTGTGGGGCAGTTTTAGGCTTATTCGTGGGCTATTACTTATTCCCAACAATTATCTTTGATGCGTATGGGCAGTTATACAATATTCCTAATTTTGTTACACCTTGGTACTTAAGCTACAGCTTGATTGGGCTATTAGTAGCTGTACTATGTACGGCAGGGGCTGCTATGGTGGTTTTACGAATCGATTTATTTAGTACACCGTCAAGTCTTTTGCGTCCCAAAGCACCTAAAGCAGGCCAAAGAATTTGGCTGGAGCGGATAAAACCAATTTGGAATCGATTAAGCTTTATTCAAAAAGTCACAGCACGAAATTTATTCCGTTACAAACAACGCATGTTGATGACTGTTTTGGGAATTGCTGGCTGTATGGCGTTGATCATTACAGGATTTGGCTTAAAAGATTCGATTTCGGATATCGTAGAAGTGCAGTTCAATAAAATCTGGCACTATCAAGCAGTGGTCACTTTCAAAGAGGATCCATCTAAAGAAGAGGCACAGAACTATCAAGCAGTGTTGGACAAAGTTGCTGACTTGAAAGAAACGATGCCGCTGTATGTAGAAACGTTAAAAACGACGAAAGAGTCGAATGCTAAACAAGATGTTTCAGTCTATGTTCCTGAAAAACCAAAAGCAATCGATCAGTTTATTCTGTTTAATGATCGACAATCTGGTAAAAAATATCAGCTAACAGATGATGGTGTGATCATCAATGAAAAGTTAGCCAATCTATTCCACTACAAAGCAGGAGACACACTTGTTTTGAAAAATAGTGATAATCAAGAATACAAATTCAAAATCAGTGCAATCGCTGAAAATTATACTGGTCATTTTGCGTATATGTCACCAACGTATTATAAAAAAATAACCCAAAAAGCACCGCTCTATAATACAGAATTTTTACTCTTTAATAAGGCACTAAGTGAAAAAGTAGAGGCTACGATCGGTAAAGAATTAATGGAAAATCAAAACGTATTAAATGTTTCTTTCTTGTCGATTTCAAGTGATGCCTTAGATGATACGATTCATAGTTTGAATATCGTAGTGTGGGTCTTGATTACCGTTTCTGGTTTATTGGCGTTTATCGTTTTATATAATTTGACGAATATCAATATTTCAGAACGAATCAGAGAGCTCTCAACCATAAAAGTATTAGGATTCTACGACAAAGAAGTCACGATGTATGTGTATCGGGAAAATATTATTTTAACGTTTATCGGTATTTTCTTTGGTTGCTTCTTTGGAAAACTCGTTCATAGTTATGTATTGACAACAGTCGAGGTTGATATGCTGATGTTCTCGCCGACCATCCATTGGTTGAGTTACTTATATTCAGCGCTGATCACCTTATTCTTTACTTTACTGGTCATGTTTTTCATGCACAGAAAATTGAAAAAAGTTGATATGATCGAAGCTTTAAAATCAAATGAATAG